A window of Argopecten irradians isolate NY chromosome 1, Ai_NY, whole genome shotgun sequence contains these coding sequences:
- the LOC138306257 gene encoding cleavage stimulation factor subunit 3-like isoform X1, which translates to MENVQSTSCVIWSSCLISMVSHVTVSQDICMEFMSHLNEDNNTRVLYERVLSSGQIPPQKSIEIWSRFLAFESEVGDLACIQKVEKRRAQAIEKVQEFEGKDTALLIDRYKYLDLYPCTTSELKAVGYYDLAKQQVVQLPSNSVTKVVMEEEEGKKAPEYPKPDVEQMLPFKPRIVIPNGSHIVEGGVFPPPPAAANLMTQLPPPECFHGPFIVMDAFIEHMKKLVLPDVPLPQENGVDAKPDTGTQFSIDLAMGRKRKITEGEESDEETNETAAPPIHDIYRSRQQKRTR; encoded by the exons ATGGAGAATGTCCAGAGTACGTCCTGTGTTATATGGAGTTCATGTCTCATCTCAATGGTAAGTCATGTGACAGTGTCCCAAGACATATGTATGGAGTTCATGTCTCATCTCAATG AGGACAACAATACCAGAGTTCTGTATGAGAGAGTGCTGTCTTCTGGACAAATCCCACCACAAAAATCCAT TGAAATTTGGAGTAGATTCCTGGCTTTTGAATCTGAAGTTGGAGATCTAGCATGTATTCAGAAGGTGGAAAAGAGAAGAGCTCAAGCCATTGAAAAG GTGCAAGAATTTGAAGGAAAGGATACAGCTTTATTGATAGACCGATACAAGTACCTAGACCTATATCCCTGTACAACTAGTGAACTGAAGGCTGTCGGCTATTAT GACTTGGCTAAACAGCAGGTGGTACAGTTGCCCTCTAACAGTGTGACCAAGGTGGTaatggaggaggaggagggcaAGAAGGCTCCCGAATACCCCAAACCTGACGTGGAACAAATGTTACCTTTCAAACCCAGAATAGTCATAC CTAATGGATCTCACATCGTGGAGGGAGGTGTCTTCCCCCCACCTCCTGCAGCAGCCAACCTGATGACACAGCTCCCCCCACCAGAGTGTTTCCAT GGACCATTTATCGTTATGGATGCTTTTATAGAGCATATGAAGAAATTGGTATTACCCGATG TACCTCTTCCACAAGAGAACGGTGTTGATGCCAAACCAGACACCGGTACACAGTTCTCCATAGACTTGGCTATGGGCAGAAAACGCAAGATCACCGAAGGTGAAGAAAGTGATGAAGAAACCAACGAAACTGCAGCCCCACCTATCCATGATATTTACAGAAGTCGACAACAGAAGCGTACGAGATGA
- the LOC138306257 gene encoding cleavage stimulation factor subunit 3-like isoform X2 yields the protein MEFMSHLNEDNNTRVLYERVLSSGQIPPQKSIEIWSRFLAFESEVGDLACIQKVEKRRAQAIEKVQEFEGKDTALLIDRYKYLDLYPCTTSELKAVGYYDLAKQQVVQLPSNSVTKVVMEEEEGKKAPEYPKPDVEQMLPFKPRIVIPNGSHIVEGGVFPPPPAAANLMTQLPPPECFHGPFIVMDAFIEHMKKLVLPDVPLPQENGVDAKPDTGTQFSIDLAMGRKRKITEGEESDEETNETAAPPIHDIYRSRQQKRTR from the exons ATGGAGTTCATGTCTCATCTCAATG AGGACAACAATACCAGAGTTCTGTATGAGAGAGTGCTGTCTTCTGGACAAATCCCACCACAAAAATCCAT TGAAATTTGGAGTAGATTCCTGGCTTTTGAATCTGAAGTTGGAGATCTAGCATGTATTCAGAAGGTGGAAAAGAGAAGAGCTCAAGCCATTGAAAAG GTGCAAGAATTTGAAGGAAAGGATACAGCTTTATTGATAGACCGATACAAGTACCTAGACCTATATCCCTGTACAACTAGTGAACTGAAGGCTGTCGGCTATTAT GACTTGGCTAAACAGCAGGTGGTACAGTTGCCCTCTAACAGTGTGACCAAGGTGGTaatggaggaggaggagggcaAGAAGGCTCCCGAATACCCCAAACCTGACGTGGAACAAATGTTACCTTTCAAACCCAGAATAGTCATAC CTAATGGATCTCACATCGTGGAGGGAGGTGTCTTCCCCCCACCTCCTGCAGCAGCCAACCTGATGACACAGCTCCCCCCACCAGAGTGTTTCCAT GGACCATTTATCGTTATGGATGCTTTTATAGAGCATATGAAGAAATTGGTATTACCCGATG TACCTCTTCCACAAGAGAACGGTGTTGATGCCAAACCAGACACCGGTACACAGTTCTCCATAGACTTGGCTATGGGCAGAAAACGCAAGATCACCGAAGGTGAAGAAAGTGATGAAGAAACCAACGAAACTGCAGCCCCACCTATCCATGATATTTACAGAAGTCGACAACAGAAGCGTACGAGATGA